Proteins found in one Microbacterium sp. LWS13-1.2 genomic segment:
- a CDS encoding beta-N-acetylhexosaminidase has product MNRRRGRTAAAAVLVVALLAGCAPVAQNGDTVSLPAVVPAPASIEAGSGAPFRLSSATTVTGEKDAAAALAAVVQARAGLSLASVDDGAAIDLRIDRSAGSGAESYRIAVDEASVVVTGADAAGLFYGVQTLGQLIALDGGEWTVPAVTIADAPRFAYRGVMLDVARHFHPVETVKGYIDRAASLKLNALHLHLTDDQGWRIHLDSRPELTARASATAVGGDAGGFYSKDDYREIVEYAASRHMIVVPEVDMPGHTHAVGLAYPDLAEDPTISDHMREIIRDYGGEEPHAGVPYEGMAVGFSSVKVHEEATYDFVADVFGELAAMTPGPYLHFGGDESLSTSDEDFAAFVTRASAIIADLGKTPVAWHEAGAAADIADTTLGQYWGYRTPQEGMAEKARAFVDNGAQLILSPADAIYLDMKYPTGPELGLTWANGPTSVERAYSWEPSDVIPGIDDSGILGVEAPLWTETISTAADIDTMAFPRAAAAAEAAWSPKTGTSELRTWASFRERVGALGPLWTSMGIGFHPSEEIPWATE; this is encoded by the coding sequence ATGAATCGTCGACGAGGACGGACTGCCGCCGCTGCGGTCCTCGTCGTCGCGCTGCTGGCCGGCTGCGCGCCGGTCGCACAGAATGGAGACACCGTGTCGCTTCCCGCCGTCGTCCCCGCGCCCGCCTCGATCGAGGCGGGGTCCGGTGCGCCGTTCCGGCTGTCGTCCGCCACGACGGTGACCGGAGAGAAGGATGCCGCCGCCGCCCTCGCGGCGGTCGTCCAGGCCCGCGCCGGACTGTCCCTGGCATCCGTCGACGACGGAGCCGCCATCGACCTGCGGATCGACCGCTCGGCGGGCTCGGGCGCCGAGTCGTACCGCATCGCGGTGGACGAGGCATCCGTGGTCGTTACCGGCGCCGACGCGGCCGGTCTGTTCTACGGCGTGCAGACGCTCGGCCAGCTGATCGCCCTCGACGGCGGCGAGTGGACCGTGCCGGCGGTCACGATCGCAGACGCCCCGCGCTTCGCGTACCGCGGCGTCATGCTCGACGTCGCCCGCCACTTCCACCCGGTCGAGACCGTCAAGGGGTACATCGACCGCGCGGCCTCGCTGAAGTTGAACGCGCTGCACCTCCACCTCACCGACGACCAGGGCTGGCGCATCCACCTCGACTCGCGTCCTGAGCTGACCGCGCGCGCCTCGGCCACCGCTGTCGGCGGAGATGCCGGCGGGTTCTACTCGAAGGACGACTACCGCGAGATCGTGGAGTATGCGGCATCCCGGCACATGATCGTGGTGCCAGAGGTCGACATGCCCGGCCACACGCACGCCGTCGGCCTGGCCTACCCGGACCTCGCCGAGGACCCGACGATCAGCGATCACATGCGGGAGATCATCCGGGACTACGGCGGCGAGGAGCCCCACGCCGGCGTGCCGTACGAGGGCATGGCCGTCGGCTTCTCCTCGGTGAAGGTGCATGAGGAGGCGACCTACGACTTCGTCGCCGACGTGTTCGGCGAACTCGCCGCGATGACGCCGGGGCCCTACCTCCACTTCGGAGGCGACGAGTCGCTCTCGACCAGTGACGAGGACTTCGCGGCCTTCGTCACCCGCGCGAGCGCCATCATCGCCGACCTCGGCAAGACACCCGTCGCGTGGCACGAGGCCGGCGCCGCGGCCGACATCGCAGACACCACCCTCGGTCAGTACTGGGGCTACCGCACACCCCAGGAGGGCATGGCCGAGAAGGCACGCGCCTTCGTCGACAACGGCGCGCAGCTGATCCTCTCCCCCGCCGACGCCATCTACCTCGACATGAAGTACCCCACCGGTCCCGAGCTCGGCCTCACGTGGGCGAACGGGCCGACGAGCGTCGAGCGCGCCTACTCGTGGGAGCCGTCGGACGTGATCCCGGGGATCGACGACTCCGGCATCCTCGGCGTCGAGGCGCCGCTGTGGACAGAGACGATCAGCACGGCGGCCGACATCGACACCATGGCATTCCCGCGGGCGGCTGCGGCCGCCGAAGCAGCCTGGTCGCCGAAGACAGGGACGAGCGAGCTGCGCACGTGGGCCTCCTTCCGCGAGCGCGTCGGCGCACTCGGACCGCTGTGGACGAGCATGGGCATCGGCTTCCACCCGTCCGAGGAGATCCCCTGGGCCACCGAATGA
- a CDS encoding MarR family transcriptional regulator → MSDRLTFTLHELLAELDAFADAALRSGYGVTFNHFQFLAVLYDAEPADMTTLAHCLGVTKAAVSKRVPALVEEGWITAQSPPGAGRSILLSLTPKSTELVRDAGAALEREFAAMLTDPALGDDPIDAPRLNAQLIALTAFVKQQPSPRGRTAIPEETRA, encoded by the coding sequence GTGTCCGACCGGCTGACCTTCACCCTCCACGAGCTCCTCGCGGAACTCGACGCCTTCGCGGACGCCGCACTGCGGTCCGGCTACGGCGTGACGTTCAACCACTTCCAGTTCCTTGCGGTGCTGTACGACGCCGAGCCCGCCGACATGACGACGCTCGCGCACTGCCTCGGAGTCACCAAGGCCGCGGTCAGCAAGCGCGTCCCCGCCCTCGTCGAGGAGGGGTGGATCACCGCGCAGTCCCCGCCCGGGGCCGGCCGCAGCATCCTGCTCTCCCTCACACCCAAGAGCACCGAGCTGGTGCGTGACGCGGGCGCCGCGCTCGAGCGGGAGTTCGCCGCGATGCTCACCGACCCGGCGCTCGGGGACGACCCGATCGACGCGCCCCGTCTGAACGCGCAGCTCATCGCCCTCACCGCCTTCGTCAAGCAGCAGCCCTCGCCCCGCGGACGCACGGCCATACCAGAGGAGACCCGCGCATGA
- a CDS encoding YciI family protein: protein MRYALLLHYPEMTPEDLGPEALAEGMREFDEYAKALDEAGVLISAEVLQPSAVTTTVTAADGSLRVQDGPFADTKEQLGGTFVIDVDDLDAAIAWAGRAPSTGWGAVEVRPSATHFHDGAWTTFAR from the coding sequence ATGCGGTACGCACTGCTCCTGCACTACCCCGAGATGACACCTGAGGACCTCGGTCCCGAAGCGCTGGCCGAGGGCATGCGCGAGTTCGACGAGTACGCCAAGGCGCTCGACGAGGCCGGCGTGCTGATCTCCGCCGAGGTGCTCCAGCCCTCCGCGGTGACGACGACCGTGACCGCGGCCGACGGCTCGCTCCGTGTGCAGGACGGCCCCTTCGCCGACACGAAGGAGCAGCTCGGGGGCACCTTCGTCATCGACGTCGACGACCTCGACGCTGCGATCGCGTGGGCCGGCCGAGCTCCGTCGACGGGATGGGGAGCGGTCGAGGTGCGGCCGAGCGCGACCCACTTCCACGACGGCGCCTGGACGACCTTCGCGCGCTGA
- a CDS encoding DUF6596 domain-containing protein codes for MNPDDAARQDAALSVAERAARASYGRILSILAASTNDLALAEDALADAFERALRTWPDAGIPANPEGWLVTVARNRLRDALGSASHRRGVPLDEGIAAARADEHAVDALTALEQSEAIPDKRLELLFACAHPAIDPAVRTPLMLQTVLGFDAAAIAGAFGVEQATMAQRLVRAKRRIRDAGIPFRIPTRTDMPARLPAVLEAIYGAYAIGWLDQGDEPRESLADEARWLAVLTATLLGDEPEAWGLAALLTYAQSRAPARAEEPWPPLDEQDPTLWDRALIAEGAALLRRASALGRPLGRFQLEAAIQAVHCDRARTGELDIESLVKLYRGLVAIAPTDGARAALAAAEDRLRAR; via the coding sequence GTGAATCCCGATGACGCCGCACGCCAGGACGCCGCCCTCTCGGTCGCCGAGCGCGCTGCGCGGGCGTCGTACGGCCGCATCCTGTCGATCCTCGCCGCCTCCACGAACGACCTGGCTCTCGCCGAGGACGCCCTCGCCGACGCATTCGAGCGCGCACTGCGCACATGGCCGGATGCCGGCATCCCCGCCAATCCCGAAGGGTGGCTGGTCACCGTGGCTCGCAACCGCCTGCGCGACGCTCTGGGCTCCGCGTCGCACCGCCGCGGCGTTCCCCTCGACGAGGGGATCGCCGCAGCGCGTGCCGACGAGCATGCCGTCGACGCGCTCACGGCGCTCGAGCAGAGCGAGGCGATCCCCGACAAGCGACTGGAGCTGCTGTTCGCCTGCGCGCACCCGGCGATCGACCCCGCGGTCCGGACCCCGCTCATGCTGCAGACCGTGCTCGGCTTCGACGCCGCCGCCATCGCCGGCGCGTTCGGGGTCGAGCAGGCGACGATGGCGCAGCGGCTCGTGCGCGCGAAGCGGCGGATCCGCGACGCCGGCATCCCGTTCCGCATTCCGACGCGCACCGACATGCCCGCTCGCCTGCCCGCGGTGCTCGAGGCGATCTACGGCGCCTACGCGATCGGCTGGCTCGATCAGGGCGACGAGCCGCGGGAGTCGCTCGCCGATGAGGCCCGCTGGCTCGCGGTGCTCACGGCGACGCTCCTCGGCGACGAGCCGGAGGCATGGGGACTCGCCGCGCTTCTCACCTACGCGCAGTCCCGGGCGCCAGCACGAGCCGAGGAGCCCTGGCCACCGCTCGACGAGCAGGATCCGACGCTCTGGGACCGCGCGCTTATCGCCGAAGGCGCCGCGCTGCTGCGCCGCGCCTCCGCTCTCGGCCGACCGCTCGGCCGCTTCCAGCTCGAGGCTGCCATCCAGGCCGTGCACTGCGACCGTGCCCGGACCGGCGAGCTCGACATCGAGTCGCTGGTGAAGCTCTACCGGGGCCTCGTCGCCATCGCACCGACCGACGGCGCGCGGGCCGCGCTGGCCGCCGCGGAGGACCGGCTGCGCGCCCGATGA
- a CDS encoding YrdB family protein: MSDTPNVTPAPPAEPAPGTRAPLSAIDLVAFVCEIFAFGTLALWGFTMWPFPWNIVAGIAAPAVAILLWALFVSPRAVFAVHPFVRAIVELLVYASATIAWWSMGNAWIGLAFGVVAVTAGVIAGRRRLS; this comes from the coding sequence ATGTCCGACACGCCGAACGTCACGCCCGCACCGCCCGCCGAACCGGCGCCGGGAACCCGCGCGCCGCTCTCGGCGATCGACCTGGTCGCGTTCGTGTGCGAGATCTTCGCCTTCGGGACGCTCGCACTGTGGGGCTTCACGATGTGGCCGTTCCCGTGGAACATCGTGGCGGGCATCGCGGCGCCTGCCGTCGCGATCCTGCTGTGGGCTCTGTTCGTATCGCCGCGCGCGGTGTTCGCGGTGCACCCGTTCGTGCGCGCGATCGTCGAGCTGCTCGTGTACGCGTCGGCGACGATCGCGTGGTGGTCGATGGGCAACGCCTGGATCGGGCTCGCCTTCGGCGTCGTCGCGGTCACCGCGGGGGTCATC
- a CDS encoding bifunctional methylenetetrahydrofolate dehydrogenase/methenyltetrahydrofolate cyclohydrolase, translating to MTAQKLDGRAAAARIKKELRERVAALKANGITPGIATVLVGADPASQLYVGMKHRESEAIGMNSIQRELPADATQADVEALIDELNADPECHGYIVQLPLPKHIDTDAILERIDPAKDADGLHPTNLGRLVLNVNGPITTPLPCTPRGVIELLLRNDYDLRGKDVVVVGRGVTIGRSIGLLLTRREINATVTLTHTGTTDLPRHLRQADVIVAAAGVKHIVRAEDVKPGAAVLDVGVTREEDPETGKSKVYGDVHPDVAEVAGYLSPNPGGVGPMTVALLMTNVVEAAERAAG from the coding sequence GTGACCGCGCAGAAGCTCGACGGGCGCGCCGCGGCGGCCCGGATCAAGAAGGAGCTCCGCGAGCGCGTCGCGGCGCTGAAGGCGAATGGCATCACGCCCGGCATCGCGACGGTGCTCGTCGGCGCCGACCCGGCGTCGCAGCTGTACGTCGGCATGAAGCACCGCGAGTCCGAGGCCATCGGCATGAACTCGATCCAGCGCGAGCTGCCGGCCGACGCCACGCAGGCCGACGTCGAGGCGCTGATCGACGAGCTCAACGCAGACCCGGAGTGCCACGGCTACATCGTGCAGCTGCCGCTGCCGAAGCACATCGACACCGACGCGATCCTCGAGCGCATCGACCCCGCGAAGGACGCCGACGGCCTGCATCCGACCAACCTGGGCCGGCTGGTGCTCAACGTCAACGGGCCGATCACCACGCCGCTGCCGTGCACGCCGCGCGGCGTGATCGAGCTGCTGCTGCGTAACGACTACGACCTCAGGGGCAAGGATGTGGTCGTCGTGGGCCGCGGGGTCACGATCGGGCGCTCGATCGGCCTGCTGCTCACCCGCCGCGAGATCAACGCGACCGTGACGCTGACGCACACCGGCACGACCGACCTGCCGCGCCACCTGCGCCAGGCCGACGTGATCGTGGCGGCCGCGGGCGTCAAGCACATCGTGCGCGCCGAGGACGTCAAGCCCGGCGCCGCCGTGCTCGACGTCGGCGTCACGCGCGAGGAAGACCCCGAGACCGGCAAGTCCAAGGTGTATGGCGACGTGCACCCGGACGTCGCCGAGGTCGCCGGGTACCTGTCGCCCAACCCCGGCGGCGTCGGCCCCATGACGGTCGCCCTGCTCATGACCAACGTCGTCGAGGCCGCGGAGCGCGCCGCAGGCTGA
- the nagA gene encoding N-acetylglucosamine-6-phosphate deacetylase, which produces MSTLVHSVRLLGSAAVDSGRDDAWALFDGERVVAAGAGDELPRADETVDGGGGCLVPGFVDIHGHGGGGAGFDDGPDAIATGRAIHRAHGTTRAVLSLITAPIDELAARVAMVADLCDADPTILGSHLEGPFLDSGHKGAHTESLLRAPDAASVDRLIEAGRGTIRQVTLAPERPGAFDAIRRFVDAGVAVAVGHTDADAATTRRAFDAGATLLTHAFNAMPGIHHRAPGPVVAALRDDRVTLEVIADGVHVDLELIATLFTVAGDRIALITDAMAAAGSQDGRYELGGLGVRVTDGVARLEQGGAIAGSTLTQDAALRHVAGAGVPLDVVVRALGAQPARAIGRDDLGTLDIGALADAVLLDAGLAVRRVWVAGSAV; this is translated from the coding sequence ATGAGCACCCTCGTCCACTCCGTACGCCTGCTGGGCTCCGCCGCTGTCGACAGCGGTCGCGACGACGCGTGGGCGCTGTTCGACGGCGAGCGGGTCGTGGCGGCGGGCGCCGGCGACGAACTCCCCCGTGCCGACGAGACGGTGGACGGCGGGGGCGGATGCCTCGTCCCGGGCTTCGTCGACATCCACGGGCACGGCGGTGGCGGTGCCGGCTTCGACGACGGCCCGGACGCCATCGCCACCGGCCGCGCGATCCACCGTGCACACGGGACGACGCGCGCCGTGCTGTCGCTCATCACCGCCCCGATCGATGAGCTCGCCGCACGCGTGGCCATGGTGGCCGATCTCTGCGACGCCGATCCCACGATCCTCGGCTCGCACCTCGAGGGCCCCTTCCTCGACTCCGGCCACAAGGGCGCGCACACCGAGTCCTTGCTGCGTGCGCCGGACGCGGCATCCGTCGATCGCCTGATCGAAGCGGGCCGCGGCACCATCCGCCAGGTCACGCTGGCCCCCGAACGGCCGGGTGCGTTCGATGCGATCCGGCGCTTCGTCGACGCCGGCGTGGCCGTCGCCGTCGGCCACACCGACGCGGATGCCGCCACGACCCGCCGCGCGTTCGACGCCGGCGCGACGCTGCTGACGCACGCGTTCAACGCGATGCCCGGCATCCACCACCGCGCGCCCGGCCCCGTGGTCGCAGCGCTCCGCGACGACCGCGTCACGCTCGAGGTCATCGCCGACGGCGTCCACGTCGACCTCGAGCTGATCGCGACGCTCTTCACGGTCGCCGGCGACAGGATCGCCCTCATCACCGACGCGATGGCGGCCGCCGGCTCGCAGGACGGCCGGTACGAGCTCGGCGGTCTGGGCGTGCGCGTCACCGACGGCGTGGCGCGGCTGGAACAGGGAGGCGCGATCGCCGGCTCGACCCTCACGCAGGACGCCGCCCTGCGCCACGTCGCGGGTGCGGGCGTCCCCCTCGATGTCGTCGTGCGCGCGCTCGGCGCCCAGCCCGCGCGCGCGATCGGCCGCGACGATCTCGGGACCCTCGACATCGGCGCACTGGCCGACGCCGTGCTGCTCGACGCGGGCCTCGCGGTCCGCCGGGTGTGGGTCGCCGGCAGCGCCGTCTGA
- a CDS encoding sigma-70 family RNA polymerase sigma factor → MDHDEVREHDPDVVADTDLVLQTRSGDTSAFAELWRRHYRAGVTVARNMTSSLDADDLVQEAYTRIYHSIVNGGGPTGSFRAYLFTSIRNTAAAWGRARRETPYEELDGVEAPSGGEHESEAALDRSLTHQAFRSLPTRWQEVLWYSEIERMKPAEIAPLLGMKATAVAQLTFRAREGLREAWIQAHLRSIADGSDCQWTIERLGAYARHNVGRRDHMKVERHLAGCVRCSIVASEAKEVSSRLALVLLPLALGAAGTTGYLATMQGGGAPLVALAAMPSSVVQGGVAASPVGVTGAAAGSTSAAASTTGAAAVSTSAGAAGAATAVGTTTAVAASAAGGSVAVGIGAASGLAAASLVVVGGVVAAAVGLPPAAPAPIPTSVVDSTVLTPTEVTENEDADAEGVEDGILQLPAPGPGPSDLPLIAELGTVEEGQSGNAVTPRNGGAAGSGDDAGTGTPPEEDSGAGNGNTGNGGAENGAGNGAGNGNPGENGTPTNGTGSGNGGNTGNGGTTGNGTPPNGTGNGNGGNTGTGNGNGGNPGEGNGAENGKPNSAGTVNGSAHPYGTAAVLDLEVRPVRGGRPAGQTPAAPSASAALAHAPAAAVDSDTDAGPAAASTPAGAGTSVAP, encoded by the coding sequence ATGGATCACGACGAAGTGCGCGAGCACGATCCCGACGTCGTCGCAGACACCGACCTGGTGCTGCAGACGCGCTCGGGCGACACCTCGGCGTTCGCCGAGCTGTGGCGGCGTCACTATCGCGCGGGGGTCACGGTCGCCCGCAACATGACGTCCAGTCTCGATGCCGACGATCTCGTCCAAGAGGCCTACACGCGCATCTACCACTCCATCGTCAACGGCGGCGGGCCCACAGGATCCTTCCGCGCCTACCTCTTCACGAGCATCCGCAACACGGCTGCGGCCTGGGGTCGCGCACGGCGCGAGACGCCGTACGAGGAGCTCGACGGCGTCGAGGCCCCCTCCGGCGGCGAGCACGAGAGCGAGGCCGCGCTCGACCGCAGCCTCACCCACCAGGCGTTCCGGAGTCTGCCCACCCGGTGGCAGGAGGTGCTCTGGTACTCCGAGATCGAGCGGATGAAGCCCGCCGAGATCGCACCGCTCCTCGGAATGAAGGCGACCGCCGTCGCGCAGCTGACGTTCCGCGCCCGCGAAGGGCTCCGCGAGGCGTGGATCCAGGCCCATCTGCGCTCGATCGCCGACGGGTCGGACTGCCAGTGGACCATCGAGCGCCTCGGAGCCTACGCGCGCCACAATGTCGGCCGCCGCGACCACATGAAGGTCGAGCGGCATCTCGCGGGCTGCGTGCGGTGCTCGATCGTCGCCAGCGAGGCCAAGGAGGTCTCGAGCCGGCTGGCGCTGGTGCTGCTCCCCCTCGCCCTCGGCGCGGCCGGCACCACTGGCTACCTCGCGACGATGCAGGGCGGCGGCGCACCGCTGGTCGCACTGGCCGCGATGCCGTCGAGCGTCGTCCAGGGCGGCGTGGCCGCGAGCCCTGTCGGCGTGACCGGCGCGGCCGCAGGATCCACGAGTGCGGCGGCGAGCACCACCGGCGCCGCTGCCGTCAGCACGAGCGCCGGAGCCGCCGGTGCGGCCACCGCCGTCGGAACGACCACCGCCGTGGCGGCGAGCGCTGCCGGCGGATCCGTCGCCGTCGGCATCGGGGCCGCATCCGGGCTCGCTGCGGCGAGCCTCGTCGTCGTCGGCGGTGTCGTGGCGGCAGCCGTCGGGCTTCCTCCGGCAGCTCCCGCCCCCATACCGACGAGCGTGGTCGACTCCACCGTCCTCACCCCCACCGAGGTGACCGAGAACGAAGACGCCGACGCCGAGGGCGTCGAAGACGGCATCCTGCAGCTGCCGGCGCCCGGTCCGGGTCCGTCGGACCTCCCGCTGATCGCGGAGCTCGGAACAGTGGAGGAAGGACAGTCCGGCAACGCGGTCACGCCTCGCAACGGCGGCGCCGCCGGCAGCGGCGACGACGCCGGCACCGGAACGCCCCCGGAAGAGGACAGCGGTGCCGGCAACGGCAACACCGGCAACGGCGGCGCCGAGAACGGCGCCGGCAACGGCGCCGGCAATGGGAACCCGGGCGAGAACGGCACCCCCACGAACGGCACGGGCAGCGGCAACGGCGGCAACACAGGGAACGGCGGAACCACCGGAAACGGCACCCCCCCGAACGGCACCGGCAACGGCAACGGCGGCAACACCGGCACCGGCAACGGCAACGGCGGCAACCCCGGTGAGGGGAACGGCGCGGAGAACGGCAAGCCGAACTCCGCTGGAACGGTGAACGGCTCGGCGCATCCGTACGGCACGGCCGCCGTACTGGACCTCGAGGTCAGGCCCGTTCGCGGTGGCCGTCCGGCGGGTCAGACCCCCGCCGCGCCGAGCGCGTCGGCAGCACTGGCCCACGCGCCGGCTGCCGCTGTGGATTCCGACACGGATGCCGGACCTGCAGCCGCCTCGACGCCCGCGGGCGCTGGGACCTCGGTCGCGCCGTAG
- the glyA gene encoding serine hydroxymethyltransferase: MTDQFFNAPLSEVDPEIAQVLDRELERQRGYLEMIASENFVPVSVLQSQGSVLTNKYAEGYPGRRYYGGCEEVDVAEELAIQRAKALFGAEFANVQPHSGATANAAVLHAIARPGDTLLGLSLDQGGHLTHGMRINFSGRLYNIVAYGVDPETSTIDMDEVRRLAIEHQPKVIIAGWSAYPRRLDFAAFRAIADEVGALLWVDMAHFAGLVAAGLHPSPVPHAHVVSSTVHKTIGGPRSGFILTNDADLAKKLNTAVFPGQQGGPLMHVIAAKATAFKLAATPEFKERQERVLRGAHIIAERLSQQDVKDAGIAVRSGGTDVHLVLVDLRNAEIDGKQAEDLLHEIHITVNRNAVPNDPRPPMVTSGLRIGTPALATRGFGDAEFTEVADVIALALLPNADVEALRARVAALTAAFPLYPGLEQ, encoded by the coding sequence ATGACCGATCAGTTCTTCAACGCCCCTCTCTCTGAGGTCGATCCCGAGATCGCCCAGGTGCTCGACCGCGAGCTCGAGCGCCAGCGCGGCTACCTCGAGATGATCGCCTCCGAGAACTTCGTGCCCGTCTCGGTGCTGCAGTCGCAGGGTTCGGTGCTCACCAACAAGTACGCCGAGGGCTACCCCGGCCGCCGCTACTACGGCGGCTGCGAAGAGGTCGACGTCGCGGAGGAGCTCGCCATCCAGCGTGCGAAGGCGCTGTTCGGCGCCGAGTTCGCGAACGTCCAGCCGCACTCCGGCGCCACGGCCAACGCTGCCGTGCTGCACGCCATCGCGCGCCCCGGCGACACGCTGCTCGGCCTCTCGCTCGACCAGGGCGGCCACCTCACCCACGGCATGAGGATCAACTTCTCGGGTCGCCTCTACAACATCGTCGCCTACGGCGTCGACCCCGAGACCTCGACCATCGACATGGACGAGGTGCGTCGCCTTGCGATCGAGCACCAGCCCAAGGTGATCATCGCCGGCTGGTCCGCCTACCCGCGCCGGCTCGACTTCGCCGCCTTCCGCGCGATCGCCGACGAGGTCGGCGCGCTGCTGTGGGTCGACATGGCGCACTTCGCCGGCCTCGTGGCCGCCGGCCTGCACCCGAGCCCGGTGCCGCACGCCCACGTCGTCTCGTCGACCGTGCACAAGACCATCGGCGGCCCTCGCTCGGGCTTCATCCTCACGAACGACGCCGACCTCGCCAAGAAGCTCAACACCGCGGTGTTCCCGGGTCAGCAGGGCGGCCCGCTCATGCACGTGATCGCCGCCAAGGCGACCGCGTTCAAGCTCGCCGCGACCCCCGAGTTCAAGGAGCGCCAGGAGCGCGTCCTGCGCGGCGCACACATCATCGCCGAGCGCCTGTCGCAGCAGGATGTGAAGGATGCCGGCATCGCGGTCCGCTCGGGCGGCACCGACGTGCACCTCGTGCTCGTCGACCTCCGCAACGCCGAGATCGACGGCAAGCAGGCCGAAGACCTGCTCCACGAGATCCACATCACCGTCAACCGCAACGCGGTGCCGAACGACCCGCGGCCGCCCATGGTCACCTCGGGCCTGCGCATCGGCACGCCGGCGCTCGCGACGCGCGGTTTCGGCGATGCGGAGTTCACCGAGGTCGCGGATGTCATCGCCCTCGCGCTCCTGCCGAACGCCGACGTCGAGGCGCTGCGGGCGCGGGTCGCCGCGCTGACCGCAGCCTTCCCGCTCTACCCGGGGCTCGAGCAGTGA
- a CDS encoding aldolase/citrate lyase family protein has translation MPLRLTPTFRDALAGAERPLAGMWVCTGSPLVAEICAGAGLDWVLIDMEHSPNGLESVLAQLQAVAAYPVTPVVRVPIGDVVTIKQVLDLGAQNLLVPMVSSRADAEAAVAAVRYPPRGTRGVGSALARSARWNRVDGYLQDADAHVSLFVQIETTAGVEAAAEIAEVDGVDGVFVGPSDLAASMGVLGQQTHPDVVAAALRAFDAVRAAGKPVGVNAFDPVAADAYVEAGAGFVLVGADVALLARGSEALAARFVPTDAAGERTSY, from the coding sequence ATGCCGCTTCGTCTGACCCCGACCTTCCGCGACGCGCTCGCCGGCGCCGAGCGTCCGCTGGCGGGCATGTGGGTGTGCACCGGATCTCCGCTCGTGGCGGAGATCTGCGCCGGGGCCGGCCTGGACTGGGTGCTCATCGACATGGAGCACTCTCCCAACGGCCTCGAGTCCGTCCTCGCGCAGCTGCAGGCCGTCGCCGCCTATCCGGTGACGCCGGTGGTGCGCGTGCCCATCGGCGACGTCGTGACGATCAAGCAGGTGCTGGATCTCGGAGCTCAGAACCTCCTGGTGCCGATGGTGTCGTCCCGAGCGGATGCCGAGGCCGCCGTGGCGGCCGTGCGCTATCCCCCGCGCGGCACCCGCGGTGTGGGCTCGGCGCTCGCACGCTCGGCGCGATGGAATCGTGTCGACGGGTACCTGCAGGACGCCGACGCCCACGTATCGCTCTTCGTGCAGATCGAGACGACGGCGGGTGTCGAGGCCGCCGCCGAGATCGCCGAGGTCGACGGCGTCGACGGCGTCTTCGTCGGACCCTCCGACCTCGCCGCGTCGATGGGGGTGCTCGGCCAGCAGACACATCCGGATGTCGTCGCCGCCGCCCTGCGCGCATTCGACGCCGTGCGCGCGGCGGGCAAGCCGGTCGGGGTCAACGCGTTCGACCCGGTCGCGGCGGACGCCTACGTCGAGGCGGGAGCGGGGTTCGTGCTCGTCGGCGCCGACGTCGCACTCCTGGCGCGAGGGTCCGAGGCTCTCGCCGCCCGCTTCGTCCCCACCGACGCCGCCGGCGAGCGCACGTCGTACTGA
- a CDS encoding NAD(P)H-dependent oxidoreductase, with product MNAPRILVVIGTPLAGSLNHALAHSYADAARAAGAEVRLVDLARDAVPRHPSERNEMRLPRSDADVPLDPEVAAYVADVDWADHLAFFFPQWWGSYPAALKTWIDRVFLSGFAYRYRATGRLWDKLLTGRTARIVMTMDSPKIWNAWVYRNAAIRSLRNATLEFCGIRVRAVTRLAEVRHRSDADRERWVGGMASPGTTDAGSVVARTRDELVHA from the coding sequence ATGAACGCTCCCCGCATCCTCGTCGTGATCGGCACGCCGCTCGCCGGCAGCCTCAATCACGCGCTCGCCCACTCCTACGCCGACGCGGCGCGCGCCGCCGGCGCCGAGGTGCGCCTCGTCGACCTCGCGCGCGACGCGGTGCCGCGGCATCCGTCGGAGCGCAACGAGATGCGCCTCCCCCGCAGCGATGCCGACGTGCCGCTCGACCCTGAGGTCGCCGCCTACGTCGCCGACGTCGATTGGGCGGATCACCTGGCCTTCTTCTTCCCCCAGTGGTGGGGCTCGTACCCGGCGGCGCTCAAGACCTGGATCGACCGCGTCTTCCTGTCGGGCTTCGCCTACCGCTACCGCGCCACCGGCCGCCTGTGGGACAAGCTGCTCACCGGCCGCACGGCGCGCATCGTGATGACGATGGACTCCCCGAAGATCTGGAACGCCTGGGTCTACCGCAACGCCGCCATCCGGTCGCTGCGCAACGCGACGCTGGAGTTCTGCGGCATCCGCGTCCGCGCCGTCACGCGGCTCGCAGAGGTGCGCCACCGCAGCGACGCCGACCGCGAGCGCTGGGTCGGCGGCATGGCATCCCCCGGGACGACGGATGCCGGATCCGTCGTCGCCCGTACCAGGGACGAGCTCGTCCACGCCTGA